TATTTTTGGGAGTTCCCTTTAATATCGCAAGCTACAGCCTGCTTACGCTGATGATGGCTCAGGTCTGCGACCTAACACCAGGTGAATTTATTCATACTCTCGGCGATGCTCACCTCTACCTCAATCATCTGGATCAGGCCCGTCTGCAGCTCACGCGTCTACCGAAAAGGCCACCACAAATTGCAATCAATCGAGAGATTAAAAATATATTCGGTTTTAAATATGACGATTTTCAACTCGTTGGGTATGATCCTCACCCCCATATTAAGGCCGAGGTATCAGTGTGATCACTATTTCTCACATCGTGGCAGCCGCAACAAACGGAGTCATTGGTCGCGACGGCGGACTCCCCTGGCATATACCTGAAGACCTAAAATTTTTTAAAGAAAAGACTCTTGGACACGCGATCATCATGGGTCGAAAGACCTTTGAATCAATTGGTCGTCCGCTTCCTAAGCGTCTCAATATTATCGTGACCCGACAGAAGAATTATCATCCCGCAGGAACCTTGATTGTTTCAGATTTAATTGAGGCATTGGCCCATTGTCAAAAGGAGGTCCTCACCTGGGGAGACGAAGTGTTCATCGTTGGAGGCGGAGAAATTTTCACGCAATCAATGGACCTCGTGGAACGCATTTACCTGACACGAATTCATCAAGAAATTCAAGGCGATACATTCTACCCTCAGCCTGATAAAACCAAATTTATAGAGGTTTCTCGCTCAGATCGAGAGGAACCATTACCCTTTTCTTTTATAACACTTGAAAGACTTCCTTCTCGTCGTTCATCGAAGGATCATTTGAGTCTTTGCTAAGTGACC
This region of Bdellovibrionales bacterium genomic DNA includes:
- a CDS encoding dihydrofolate reductase, yielding MTISHIVAAATNGVIGRDGGLPWHIPEDLKFFKEKTLGHAIIMGRKTFESIGRPLPKRLNIIVTRQKNYHPAGTLIVSDLIEALAHCQKEVLTWGDEVFIVGGGEIFTQSMDLVERIYLTRIHQEIQGDTFYPQPDKTKFIEVSRSDREEPLPFSFITLERLPSRRSSKDHLSLC